The following are encoded in a window of Sphaerisporangium siamense genomic DNA:
- a CDS encoding DUF4407 domain-containing protein, with translation MRKFLIVLSGARPEILEQCPTDRGKFEGIGGAVLTTAVLATISMSFALGSALGLSFFIAVPAGILWGLAILSLDRWLVGSIPAEGRRRWRLAVPRVLMAVLLGVVISTPLVLQIFKTEIDAQIVEIRQERANSFTTERMKGDAGKELLRLRAAVAVQEDIVASRGEKAQDPRNDPRFKALTAERDAQQKQATKHYDQLQCQLYGGQGCPRKGDGELAQASRDAMNKAKKRVEELNKQIDARKKELTASDKQARATRLESATEQLKELRPQLAAAEEQQRTLQRSFNEENESLNGLLIRLRALNEVSGKDVTLNAARTLLFLLFLLIECLPVAVKLMQKPGNYEKLFEMEARKELMEARTGMRRATRSAPDGAEGAPGRRTTRQIWDAESALDQPPPDATVVGPPTVLDEPVEHGPGPIPEPLSMTHEFGGMEDEALRGMADTRAPAVSNAARPERARARNLFPDDDD, from the coding sequence ATGAGAAAGTTCCTAATTGTCCTATCCGGCGCCCGGCCGGAGATCCTCGAACAGTGCCCCACCGATCGCGGCAAGTTCGAGGGCATCGGCGGAGCGGTGCTCACCACCGCCGTGCTGGCCACCATCTCCATGTCCTTCGCCCTGGGCAGCGCCCTCGGCCTGAGCTTCTTCATCGCCGTCCCCGCCGGCATCCTCTGGGGCCTCGCGATCCTGAGCCTCGACCGGTGGCTCGTCGGCTCCATCCCCGCCGAGGGCCGGCGCCGGTGGCGGCTCGCCGTCCCCCGCGTCCTCATGGCCGTACTGCTCGGCGTGGTCATCTCCACCCCGCTGGTCCTGCAGATCTTCAAGACCGAGATCGACGCGCAGATCGTCGAGATCAGGCAGGAACGTGCCAACTCCTTCACCACCGAGCGGATGAAGGGCGACGCCGGCAAGGAGCTGCTCCGGCTGCGCGCCGCCGTGGCCGTGCAGGAGGACATCGTCGCCTCCCGCGGCGAGAAGGCGCAGGACCCGCGCAACGACCCGCGGTTCAAGGCGCTCACCGCCGAGCGCGACGCCCAGCAGAAGCAGGCCACCAAGCACTACGACCAGCTGCAGTGCCAGCTCTACGGCGGGCAGGGATGCCCCCGCAAGGGCGACGGCGAGCTCGCCCAGGCGAGCAGGGACGCCATGAACAAGGCCAAGAAGCGCGTCGAGGAGCTCAACAAGCAGATCGACGCCCGCAAGAAGGAGCTCACCGCCTCCGACAAGCAGGCCCGGGCCACGCGGCTGGAGTCGGCCACCGAGCAGCTGAAGGAACTGCGCCCCCAGCTCGCCGCGGCCGAGGAGCAGCAGCGGACGCTGCAGAGGTCCTTCAACGAGGAGAACGAGAGCCTCAACGGCCTGCTCATCCGGCTGCGGGCCCTCAACGAGGTCTCCGGCAAGGACGTCACCCTCAACGCCGCCCGCACCCTGCTCTTCCTGCTCTTCCTGCTCATCGAGTGCCTGCCGGTGGCCGTCAAGCTCATGCAGAAGCCGGGCAACTACGAGAAGTTGTTCGAGATGGAGGCCCGCAAGGAGCTGATGGAGGCCCGGACGGGAATGCGCCGCGCCACCCGGTCCGCGCCGGACGGAGCGGAAGGGGCGCCGGGCCGCCGCACCACCCGGCAGATCTGGGACGCCGAGTCCGCGCTCGACCAGCCTCCGCCGGACGCCACCGTCGTGGGCCCGCCCACCGTCCTGGACGAGCCGGTGGAGCACGGGCCCGGCCCGATACCGGAGCCGCTCAGCATGACCCACGAGTTCGGCGGCATGGAGGACGAGGCCCTGCGCGGCATGGCGGACACGCGGGCGCCGGCCGTCTCCAACGCCGCGCGGCCCGAGCGCGCCCGCGCCCGCAACCTGTTCCCGGACGACGATGACTGA
- a CDS encoding protein kinase domain-containing protein produces the protein MTDRPAPPASARLLRNRYRLLLRLGSGGMGDVWLAADQVLGRQVAIKELVVADDGESLSVRRERALREARAAAGVEHPNVVEIYDVFEERGRPWIVMAYVRGRSLRALMDEGKVEERDLAKIGVRVLGALNAAHRADVLHRDVKPANILISEAGRVVLVDFGIAHMSGQSTLTSRNGFIGTVDFMAPERIRGHALGPASDMWSLGVTFYWALEGYSPFGRGDALLTMRAILDEDPPKPVRPGPLADAVARLLDKDPGRRMTGHELNLVLRSVIGGAARSRPRPGGPAVPPAGHAAARPSSPPPSTPPASGPPPSGPPPSGPPSASEPSPSDPPSGRPAAPSPARPVTPPVARQRPSSPAPAAPPVASGAAARYAAMAPETAGGLLAEAEPRFAAGVLLALPGAKAAAVLGAVPPKATAGMLTAMAHSPREAAAVLRLLAPAHAGRAVDYLDRSAAAALTGRLRPGEAARILAHAGPKTGAAVLDALAVNSVLISLVEAMAERSARRAGRVLAYVPPAKVATLLTSLPDELSRTLLDALDPSARERVRRHLGR, from the coding sequence ATGACTGACCGCCCGGCGCCGCCCGCGTCCGCCCGGCTGCTGAGGAACCGCTACCGGCTCCTCCTGCGGCTCGGCAGCGGCGGCATGGGCGACGTCTGGCTGGCCGCCGACCAGGTCCTCGGCCGCCAGGTCGCGATCAAGGAACTGGTCGTCGCCGACGACGGCGAGTCGCTGTCCGTGCGGCGCGAGCGCGCGCTGCGCGAGGCGCGCGCCGCCGCGGGCGTCGAACACCCCAACGTCGTCGAGATCTACGACGTGTTCGAGGAGCGGGGCCGCCCCTGGATCGTCATGGCCTACGTCAGGGGCCGCTCACTGCGCGCCCTGATGGACGAGGGCAAGGTGGAGGAGCGCGACCTCGCCAAGATCGGCGTCCGCGTCCTCGGCGCCCTGAACGCGGCGCACCGGGCCGACGTCCTGCACCGCGACGTCAAGCCCGCCAACATCCTGATCAGTGAGGCGGGCCGCGTCGTCCTGGTGGACTTCGGCATCGCCCACATGTCCGGCCAGAGCACGCTCACCTCCCGCAACGGGTTCATCGGCACCGTGGACTTCATGGCGCCCGAGCGCATCAGAGGCCACGCCCTCGGCCCCGCCTCCGACATGTGGTCCCTCGGCGTCACCTTCTACTGGGCCCTTGAGGGGTATTCGCCGTTCGGCCGCGGCGACGCGCTGCTCACGATGCGCGCCATCCTCGACGAGGACCCGCCGAAGCCGGTGCGCCCCGGCCCCCTGGCCGACGCGGTGGCGCGCCTGCTCGACAAGGACCCTGGGCGCCGGATGACCGGGCACGAGCTCAACCTGGTCCTGCGCTCGGTCATCGGCGGCGCCGCTCGTTCGCGTCCCAGGCCCGGCGGCCCCGCCGTTCCCCCCGCGGGGCACGCGGCCGCCCGCCCGTCGTCCCCGCCCCCGAGCACTCCGCCCGCCTCCGGCCCGCCGCCCTCCGGTCCGCCGCCCTCTGGACCTCCCTCCGCCTCGGAACCCTCGCCTTCCGACCCTCCGTCCGGGCGCCCGGCGGCGCCGTCGCCCGCGCGTCCGGTCACCCCGCCGGTGGCACGGCAGCGGCCGAGCTCGCCCGCGCCGGCGGCACCCCCTGTCGCCTCCGGGGCCGCCGCCCGCTACGCGGCCATGGCGCCGGAGACCGCGGGCGGGCTGCTGGCCGAGGCCGAGCCGCGGTTCGCCGCCGGCGTCCTGCTCGCCCTGCCCGGCGCCAAGGCCGCCGCCGTGCTCGGGGCCGTCCCGCCCAAGGCCACCGCCGGCATGCTCACCGCCATGGCGCACAGCCCCCGCGAGGCCGCCGCAGTGCTGCGGCTGCTGGCGCCCGCCCACGCCGGGCGCGCCGTCGACTACCTGGACAGGTCCGCCGCCGCGGCTCTGACGGGCCGCCTGCGGCCGGGCGAGGCCGCGCGGATCCTCGCGCACGCCGGCCCCAAGACCGGGGCGGCCGTGCTGGACGCGCTGGCCGTGAACTCCGTCCTGATCTCGCTGGTCGAGGCGATGGCGGAACGGTCGGCGCGGCGGGCCGGCCGCGTGCTCGCCTACGTGCCGCCCGCCAAGGTCGCCACGCTGCTGACCTCCCTGCCGGACGAGCTGTCCCGGACGCTGCTCGACGCCCTGGACCCCTCGGCCCGCGAGCGGGTGCGACGCCACCTGGGACGCTAG
- a CDS encoding multicopper oxidase domain-containing protein, whose protein sequence is MRRRDLLKAGALTGGLLVGGRALTGTAQAAGQTRISLAGTDGHIILPGRAPLYVFGFVAVPATMSVNDLVATYKGKARHVSPVLDVKQGDDAYITLTNLGLVGRPDLVDSHTIHWHGFRTPTALFDGVPEVSVGVPIHRQFTYFYRPHDPGTYMYHCHFEDVEHVQMGMTGIVYVRPAQDGDPAPDPLHRTTTYAYNDGDGSTAYDRHFAILLNEIEEREHDADEQIQEFIFTDYDPQYFTMNGRVYPQTVLPAGDPSLPYQPVSSLIQANPGDRVLLRLANLGYLQHAMQLPGIPLKVVGEDATLRRAPYVTNTLYIGPGEARDVLFTAPPFNPSAPVASDARGPYNAYLFKNRDFRRLTNRGAPGLGGMVTEVRVYQGSPLPAQTVVGETYA, encoded by the coding sequence ATGAGACGAAGGGACCTTCTCAAGGCGGGGGCCCTCACGGGCGGCCTGCTCGTCGGAGGGCGGGCCCTCACCGGCACGGCCCAGGCCGCCGGGCAGACCAGGATCTCCCTCGCCGGGACCGACGGCCACATCATCCTCCCCGGCCGGGCCCCGCTGTACGTGTTCGGGTTCGTCGCGGTGCCGGCGACCATGTCCGTCAACGACCTGGTCGCCACCTACAAGGGCAAGGCGCGGCACGTCTCGCCCGTCCTCGACGTCAAACAGGGCGACGACGCCTATATCACCCTCACCAATCTCGGGCTCGTCGGGCGGCCCGACCTCGTCGACTCCCACACCATCCACTGGCACGGCTTCCGCACCCCCACCGCGCTGTTCGACGGCGTGCCCGAGGTGTCGGTCGGCGTGCCGATCCACCGTCAGTTCACCTACTTCTACCGCCCGCACGACCCGGGCACGTACATGTACCACTGCCACTTCGAGGACGTCGAACATGTGCAGATGGGCATGACCGGCATCGTCTACGTCCGGCCCGCCCAGGACGGCGACCCGGCCCCGGACCCGCTGCACCGGACCACCACCTACGCCTACAACGACGGCGACGGCTCCACCGCCTACGACCGGCACTTCGCGATCCTGCTCAACGAGATCGAGGAGCGGGAGCACGACGCCGACGAGCAGATCCAGGAGTTCATCTTCACCGACTACGACCCCCAGTACTTCACGATGAACGGCCGGGTCTACCCGCAGACCGTCCTCCCGGCGGGCGACCCCTCGCTGCCCTACCAGCCGGTCTCGTCGCTGATCCAGGCCAACCCCGGCGACCGGGTGCTGCTGCGGCTCGCCAACCTCGGATACCTGCAGCACGCGATGCAGCTCCCGGGGATCCCGCTGAAGGTCGTCGGCGAGGACGCCACGCTCCGCAGGGCGCCGTACGTCACCAACACCCTCTACATCGGCCCCGGCGAGGCGCGCGACGTGCTGTTCACCGCCCCGCCGTTCAACCCCTCCGCGCCGGTCGCCTCCGACGCCCGGGGACCGTACAACGCCTACCTGTTCAAGAACCGGGACTTCCGGCGCCTGACCAACCGCGGCGCTCCGGGACTCGGCGGCATGGTGACGGAGGTCAGGGTGTACCAGGGGTCGCCGCTGCCCGCGCAGACCGTGGTGGGGGAGACCTATGCGTAG
- a CDS encoding multicopper oxidase domain-containing protein, which yields MRRHLRAAAAAAAALLVAFAPGAHAQAPAPPRQGLVCADGPDFDLTATRGHTETPDGNSVLMWSYALTGGAFQSPGPVLCVEQGATVTVRLRNELTEPVSIVFPGQTGIRGSGSPGLLADEAPPGGQATYTFTAAEPGTYVYESGTDPAKQVEMGLYGALVVRPAGHPDHAYDAATRFDPRREYLLLLSDIDPDLHHAVETGAPYDFGTLRNRYFAINGRQFPDTLQDNGVSWLPAQPYGALVRVKPYDATGNPLPALIRMANVGTLNHPFHPHGNHIKEIAQDGRPLRTPAGGDASGDHFAATIGTGQTEDYLFSWTDQDSWDAGSNPLPSSVAAPDYRNLDFKDGDTWSSGGAYLGAKGTLPVGTASQNICGEWYFPWHSHALNEFTNYDAGFGGMATLLRVDPPGGCASAAGSAAVTAGVLDSGNAAALAAADASYYRVASTATGTTDWHGGFAGVPAGSTALTVTYTGRDSLAGLPTTLWIWKWSTGTWTQLGAATPVGTTDTTLTRTVPAPESPYIGTGANAGKVRVRVLTTGAAPFTTQGNLLKLTYDAP from the coding sequence ATGCGTAGGCACCTGCGCGCGGCGGCGGCCGCGGCCGCCGCCCTCCTCGTCGCGTTCGCGCCCGGCGCCCACGCCCAGGCCCCTGCGCCGCCGCGCCAGGGCCTCGTCTGCGCCGACGGCCCCGACTTCGACCTGACGGCGACCCGCGGCCACACCGAGACCCCGGACGGCAACAGCGTCCTGATGTGGAGCTACGCCCTCACCGGCGGCGCCTTCCAGAGCCCCGGCCCCGTGCTCTGCGTCGAGCAGGGCGCGACGGTCACGGTCCGCCTGCGCAACGAGCTCACCGAACCCGTCTCGATCGTCTTCCCCGGCCAGACCGGGATCCGCGGCAGCGGCAGCCCCGGGCTGCTGGCCGACGAGGCGCCCCCCGGCGGCCAGGCCACCTACACCTTCACCGCCGCCGAGCCCGGGACCTACGTCTACGAGAGCGGCACCGACCCGGCCAAGCAGGTCGAGATGGGACTCTACGGCGCGCTCGTCGTCCGCCCGGCCGGGCACCCCGACCACGCCTACGACGCGGCGACCCGGTTCGACCCCCGCCGCGAATACCTGCTCCTGCTCAGCGACATCGACCCCGACCTGCACCACGCCGTGGAGACCGGCGCCCCCTACGACTTCGGGACGCTGCGCAACCGGTACTTCGCCATCAACGGGCGCCAGTTCCCCGACACCCTCCAGGACAACGGCGTCTCCTGGCTGCCCGCGCAGCCGTACGGCGCGCTCGTCCGCGTCAAACCGTACGACGCGACCGGCAACCCGCTGCCCGCGCTGATCCGGATGGCCAACGTCGGCACGCTCAACCACCCCTTCCACCCGCACGGCAACCACATCAAGGAGATCGCCCAGGACGGCAGGCCGCTGCGGACCCCGGCCGGCGGCGACGCCTCCGGCGACCACTTCGCCGCCACCATCGGCACCGGGCAGACCGAGGACTACCTGTTCTCCTGGACCGACCAGGACTCCTGGGACGCCGGGAGCAACCCCCTGCCGTCCTCCGTGGCCGCCCCCGACTACCGCAACCTGGACTTCAAGGACGGCGACACCTGGTCCAGCGGCGGCGCCTACCTCGGCGCCAAGGGCACCCTGCCCGTGGGCACCGCCTCGCAGAACATCTGCGGCGAGTGGTACTTCCCCTGGCACAGCCACGCGCTCAACGAGTTCACCAACTACGACGCGGGCTTCGGCGGCATGGCCACCCTGTTGCGGGTGGACCCGCCCGGCGGGTGCGCGTCCGCCGCGGGCTCCGCCGCCGTCACGGCCGGCGTCCTCGACTCCGGCAACGCCGCCGCGCTCGCCGCCGCCGACGCCTCCTACTACCGGGTCGCCTCGACCGCCACCGGCACCACCGACTGGCACGGCGGCTTCGCCGGCGTCCCCGCCGGATCCACCGCCCTCACCGTCACCTACACCGGCCGCGACTCGCTCGCCGGTCTGCCCACAACGCTGTGGATCTGGAAATGGTCCACCGGCACCTGGACCCAGCTCGGCGCCGCCACCCCCGTCGGCACCACCGACACCACCCTGACCAGAACCGTCCCGGCCCCCGAGTCCCCCTACATCGGAACAGGGGCCAACGCCGGCAAGGTACGCGTCCGCGTCCTCACCACCGGCGCCGCCCCCTTCACCACGCAGGGCAACCTGCTCAAACTCACCTACGACGCGCCATGA
- a CDS encoding multicopper oxidase domain-containing protein translates to MRTATRRALVAVLIAAGLTVPASPAQAADVSIDLCAAAGTLALPGPVTVNVWGFARAGSGGSCAGVTPSVPGPVLTAGQGDEVSVVLRNTLDTPVSLEIPGVPFRQGAGVTAPPGGTATATFTASAPGTYLYQGTERQLPMGLYGALIVRPTVAGRAYEPASTAYDREAPLVLSAIDPAFNAAPLSADLYRYAPKFWLVNGKAYPDTDPVHGVAPGTKVLLRYLNAGFDNTTMRLLGAYERVIARDAHPLAAPFDATAETIPAGGTEDAVVTIPASGTRFPLYNRQLHKTMLTFLQIP, encoded by the coding sequence ATGAGGACCGCGACGCGGCGCGCCCTGGTGGCCGTCCTCATCGCGGCGGGCCTGACCGTCCCCGCCTCACCCGCCCAGGCGGCCGACGTATCGATCGACCTCTGCGCCGCCGCGGGCACCCTCGCGCTCCCCGGCCCCGTCACCGTGAACGTCTGGGGCTTCGCCCGCGCCGGCTCCGGCGGTTCGTGCGCGGGCGTCACCCCGTCGGTACCCGGCCCGGTCCTCACGGCCGGACAGGGCGACGAGGTCTCGGTCGTCCTGCGCAACACCCTGGACACCCCGGTCTCCCTGGAGATCCCAGGGGTGCCGTTCCGCCAGGGCGCGGGCGTCACCGCCCCGCCCGGCGGCACGGCCACCGCCACCTTCACCGCGTCCGCGCCCGGCACCTACCTCTACCAGGGGACAGAGCGGCAGCTCCCGATGGGACTGTACGGCGCGCTCATCGTCCGCCCCACGGTGGCGGGCCGCGCCTACGAGCCGGCCTCCACCGCCTACGACCGTGAGGCGCCACTGGTGCTGTCCGCCATCGACCCGGCCTTCAACGCCGCGCCGCTGTCCGCCGACCTCTACCGGTACGCGCCCAAGTTCTGGCTCGTCAACGGCAAGGCGTACCCCGACACCGACCCCGTGCACGGCGTCGCGCCGGGGACCAAGGTGCTGCTGCGCTACCTCAACGCGGGCTTCGACAACACGACGATGCGGCTGCTCGGCGCCTACGAACGGGTGATCGCCCGAGACGCCCACCCACTCGCCGCCCCCTTCGACGCCACCGCCGAGACCATCCCGGCCGGCGGCACCGAGGACGCCGTGGTCACGATCCCCGCCTCCGGCACCCGCTTCCCCCTCTACAACCGCCAACTCCACAAGACCATGCTGACCTTCCTCCAAATCCCGTGA
- a CDS encoding copper resistance CopC/CopD family protein, with product MAGLAVVLWAAPARAHAELVESDPIAGAALPEAPRAAVLAFSERVAPRLSSARLLDGSGRVLPGARTTPSGDRLTIQLPRLTVGAYGIAWRVVSEDDAHTTDGVLLFTVGSAPPAALASASSPSSGPGPYDVALRWTRLCLLAGLVGGLATAGLVLRRVRPPISPLRVAAAQHRLATLATACAALAVAVGLAELAGKPPAPQWERLWLARTTALAVLAVYAVALRRTASHHAKSLRATTRLPTQPATTPSSLPTTTPRPFAGPLAIATSRTTPGVLPTPTATSEPETSPGVPSLLRWPLAGAGPAVGVVVTAEAWAGHAAALGVPAIAADAVHILTALLWLGTVTALAVLFTASPGDGPALARAYRAPLTRLALVGAVLAGLTGLLHALLQLAPSTAPLTSPYGRTLLVKAAIVIMVAALGLTGALRSREPRLPDAVRSRGRRMAAEAVLTPASPVRSCERRRGDALLSHEGTSADVLGARARGRWVAAEAVAGAVLLLVAGILAETSPSRRPPALVAARARTVTATVDDLVVGISVTPNRAGVNGFTVTATSSRRPAPAPIDGVALELPTGGTVLRPTDPGRYFGTAALNLLGPVRLTVVVHRAGARLEVPMVWTVG from the coding sequence ATGGCAGGGCTGGCCGTGGTGTTGTGGGCGGCGCCGGCGCGGGCGCACGCCGAGCTCGTCGAGTCCGATCCGATCGCCGGGGCGGCCCTCCCCGAGGCGCCGCGCGCCGCCGTCCTGGCGTTCAGCGAGCGTGTCGCGCCGCGGCTCAGCTCGGCGCGGCTCCTGGACGGCTCGGGCCGTGTCCTCCCCGGCGCGAGGACCACCCCCTCGGGGGACCGCCTCACCATCCAGCTTCCCCGTCTGACCGTGGGCGCCTACGGCATCGCCTGGCGCGTCGTCTCCGAGGACGACGCGCACACCACCGACGGCGTCCTGCTCTTCACCGTGGGATCGGCGCCCCCGGCGGCTCTGGCCTCCGCCTCATCACCGTCCTCCGGCCCCGGCCCCTACGACGTGGCCCTCCGCTGGACGCGTCTGTGCCTGCTCGCCGGGTTGGTCGGCGGCCTGGCCACGGCCGGGCTCGTCCTCCGCCGGGTCCGCCCACCGATATCGCCCCTGCGGGTCGCCGCGGCTCAGCACCGCCTGGCCACGCTCGCCACCGCCTGCGCCGCCCTCGCCGTCGCCGTGGGCCTCGCCGAGCTGGCCGGAAAACCGCCCGCCCCCCAGTGGGAACGCCTATGGCTCGCCCGCACGACAGCCCTGGCCGTCCTGGCCGTCTACGCCGTAGCCCTCCGCCGCACAGCCTCCCACCACGCCAAATCACTCAGAGCCACGACCCGGCTCCCCACCCAACCTGCCACCACCCCCAGCTCCCTGCCCACCACCACCCCCCGGCCCTTCGCCGGACCTCTCGCCATCGCCACCTCCCGCACCACCCCCGGCGTTCTCCCCACCCCCACGGCCACCTCCGAACCCGAGACGTCCCCCGGGGTGCCGTCGCTTCTGAGGTGGCCGCTGGCGGGGGCCGGGCCGGCGGTGGGTGTCGTGGTGACGGCCGAGGCGTGGGCCGGGCACGCCGCCGCCCTCGGAGTTCCGGCGATCGCCGCCGACGCCGTCCACATCCTCACCGCCCTGCTCTGGCTGGGCACGGTCACCGCGCTCGCCGTCCTGTTCACCGCGAGCCCGGGCGACGGCCCCGCGCTGGCGCGCGCCTACCGCGCCCCGCTCACCCGTCTCGCCCTGGTAGGCGCCGTCCTGGCCGGACTCACCGGCCTCTTGCACGCCCTCCTCCAACTCGCCCCCTCTACCGCCCCCCTGACCTCGCCGTACGGCAGGACACTGCTCGTGAAGGCCGCCATCGTCATCATGGTGGCCGCACTCGGCCTGACAGGCGCCCTCCGTTCCCGCGAACCCCGGCTCCCGGACGCGGTCCGCTCTCGCGGACGCCGGATGGCCGCCGAGGCCGTGCTCACCCCGGCGTCCCCCGTCCGCTCCTGCGAACGGAGACGGGGAGACGCCCTCCTTTCCCATGAGGGGACGTCGGCGGACGTTCTTGGTGCGCGGGCGCGCGGGCGGTGGGTGGCCGCCGAAGCCGTGGCGGGGGCCGTGCTGTTGCTGGTCGCGGGGATCCTGGCCGAGACCAGTCCCTCGCGGCGGCCACCGGCGCTCGTGGCGGCGCGCGCCCGTACCGTGACCGCGACCGTGGACGACCTGGTCGTGGGTATTTCCGTGACCCCCAACCGGGCGGGCGTCAACGGCTTCACCGTCACCGCCACCAGTTCGCGCCGCCCCGCCCCCGCCCCCATCGACGGCGTCGCGCTCGAACTCCCCACGGGCGGCACCGTGCTACGGCCGACGGACCCCGGCCGCTACTTCGGCACCGCCGCCCTGAACCTGCTCGGCCCGGTACGGCTGACCGTGGTCGTCCACCGTGCCGGCGCCCGCCTGGAAGTCCCCATGGTGTGGACGGTCGGATGA
- a CDS encoding S8 family serine peptidase, with product MRRALAIVLLVLLATSPTFPVAAVETGPMTPVIVVLEEQADPTALARGTPGRHGRRAAVERGLRARAGAGQKDLLALLRTRRSQGVVSAVTPLWIMNGVAVTAARRVLAELATRPDVREIRPDLTVTAPALARSAAAPAEPGVARVGAPGLWDLGYRGQGVVVAALDTGVDATHPDLAGRFRTGAHSWFDPNGEHPSTPVDVNGHGTAAMGVMVGGDAGGTAVGMAPDARWIAAKIFNDRGVATATGIHLALQWALDPDGDPATPDGADVVNNSWTGAAAGCSPDFQLDLRALRAAGVLPVFAAGNSGPDPGSVRAPAGDPEAFAVGATDAADVLDPSSGRGPSPCPGATAPALTAPGVNVRTTDLYGLYTVASGTSLSAPHVSGALALLLSAYPDLDADRQAAALRGGAADLGGPGFDDDHGAGRLDVLAAYRWLASAPGFTLAATPTSTTAQAGGSASFTAAVGAMNGFTGEVTLSATGLPAGTTAAWTPPRIEGTGESRLTVTVPPETPPGAYPLTITGSSGDVTHSRQVTLVIAAGDHTLAAAPATLSVPRGGSASSVVSVALTSGPGAGVSLSATSLPSNTTVAFSPNPITAPGASHLTIRTTSSTPRGTFTVVVTGTATPLTRRATITLTVR from the coding sequence ATGAGACGCGCGCTCGCGATCGTCCTCCTCGTCCTGCTCGCGACCTCGCCCACCTTCCCCGTGGCGGCCGTCGAGACCGGCCCGATGACCCCGGTGATCGTCGTGCTCGAAGAACAGGCGGACCCCACCGCCCTGGCCCGCGGCACGCCGGGACGGCACGGGCGCAGGGCCGCCGTGGAGCGCGGGCTGCGGGCCAGGGCCGGAGCCGGGCAGAAGGACCTGCTCGCGCTGCTCCGCACCCGCCGCTCCCAGGGCGTGGTCTCCGCCGTCACCCCGCTGTGGATCATGAACGGCGTCGCGGTGACCGCCGCACGGCGGGTGCTGGCAGAGTTGGCCACGCGTCCCGACGTGCGCGAGATCCGGCCGGACCTGACGGTCACGGCCCCGGCGCTCGCCCGGTCCGCCGCCGCCCCGGCCGAACCCGGCGTCGCCCGGGTCGGAGCCCCCGGCCTGTGGGACCTCGGGTACCGCGGGCAGGGCGTGGTCGTGGCCGCCCTGGACACCGGCGTCGACGCCACCCACCCCGACCTGGCCGGCCGCTTCCGAACAGGCGCCCACAGCTGGTTCGATCCGAACGGCGAGCACCCGTCCACGCCCGTGGACGTGAACGGCCACGGCACCGCCGCCATGGGTGTCATGGTCGGCGGCGACGCGGGCGGCACCGCCGTGGGCATGGCGCCGGACGCCCGCTGGATCGCCGCGAAGATCTTCAACGACCGGGGCGTGGCCACCGCCACCGGCATCCACCTCGCCCTGCAATGGGCGCTGGACCCGGACGGCGACCCCGCCACCCCGGACGGGGCAGACGTCGTCAACAACTCCTGGACGGGCGCGGCGGCCGGATGCTCCCCGGACTTCCAGCTCGACCTGCGCGCCCTCCGCGCGGCCGGAGTCCTTCCGGTGTTCGCGGCGGGCAACTCCGGCCCCGATCCCGGCTCGGTGCGCGCGCCCGCCGGCGACCCGGAGGCGTTCGCCGTCGGCGCCACCGACGCGGCCGACGTGCTGGACCCGTCCAGCGGTCGCGGACCCTCGCCCTGCCCCGGCGCCACGGCCCCGGCCCTGACGGCGCCGGGAGTGAACGTCAGGACCACCGACCTCTACGGCCTCTACACCGTCGCCTCGGGCACCTCCCTGTCCGCGCCGCACGTGTCGGGCGCGCTGGCCCTGCTGCTCAGCGCCTACCCCGACCTTGACGCCGACCGCCAGGCGGCGGCGCTGCGCGGGGGCGCGGCAGACCTCGGCGGCCCGGGCTTCGACGACGATCACGGGGCCGGCAGGCTGGACGTCCTCGCCGCCTACCGGTGGCTCGCCTCCGCGCCCGGCTTCACGCTGGCCGCCACCCCCACGTCCACGACCGCCCAGGCGGGCGGAAGCGCCTCCTTCACGGCCGCCGTCGGAGCGATGAACGGTTTCACCGGCGAGGTGACCCTGTCGGCGACGGGCCTGCCCGCCGGGACGACCGCCGCCTGGACACCTCCGAGGATCGAGGGCACGGGTGAATCCCGGCTCACGGTGACCGTCCCCCCGGAGACACCGCCCGGCGCCTACCCTTTGACGATCACCGGATCCTCCGGGGACGTGACCCACTCCCGCCAGGTCACCCTGGTGATCGCCGCCGGCGACCACACCCTCGCCGCGGCCCCCGCCACCCTGTCGGTCCCGCGCGGTGGCTCGGCGAGCAGCGTCGTCTCGGTCGCGCTCACCTCAGGCCCCGGTGCCGGCGTATCCCTGTCCGCGACCTCCCTGCCCTCCAACACCACGGTGGCCTTCTCCCCGAACCCGATCACCGCCCCCGGCGCCTCGCACCTGACCATACGCACCACCTCATCGACCCCGCGCGGCACGTTCACCGTGGTCGTCACCGGAACCGCGACCCCTCTCACCCGCCGCGCGACGATCACGCTGACCGTGCGCTGA